TGTCGTACATCCAGTAGGAAGGGCGTATCGCCGGAATCCATCATTTTTTTCAAGTCCTGAACCGTGATCTCGTCGGCGCCGGCGCGATTTAGCATAATGCTTGCTTACCTGTAGTTATGGTTTGGGCGGGTTTACAAACTCAAAACCAAAAACTAAACAGGATGATCCTTTTTCGGGTATCCAAGTTTACTATATTACAGGATCTTCAAGCATTAGACTGAATTATGGATATCGACCAGACCGCATTGCTAATCCTGCTGCTCAAAAATCAGGCTATGCTTGAAACCATTTACGAGACACAGTCTCAAATTATTGCTCGTCTTGATGACAGGGATCCAGAAGATGTCTATAATGAGATGATTGAGAAGCATGAGCACATCGAAAAAGAGCTCCTCAAACTTTACAGGGAAGTGTTGCCGGTAGATTTTTCGCCGGCTGTAATAAAGGGCGAAGCCTGATCGCTGTTAGACTTGACAAACAGGTCACAATTCTGTTTCAATTTCAGCGTATTTGTAAAAATGCATCTCCATCACGCGATGCACATGTCGATCGGTATAGTATTTGCCAAATCCTGACGTACGCTCGCTGACGGGCAACACACATCCACATTCGAATTGCGCCTTGAAAGCTGCTGTATAGCAAGCTCCTGAGCAGAACCACTTCACGTGACTTGCGCAATTTGGCAAAGCGATTGTTGCTCATCCAACAAATGTGAAGCTCGTCCAGCGACAACGACTGGTTATGCAGCAGACTTCTCCAGAAACTGCGCCATTAAACAGGCCTGAATAATCCAAATTCAGATATACATTTCAACAGGCCTTTATTAATCTATTTGCAACCTAATGGTTTGCTAAATATGGCAGCAGGCATCGAGGTGTTACGCACATCCAGCCGATACATAAGAAGGAATGCAACGCGTACGAATCAACTATCTGTAACAGATTGATCGAGAGCAGAATGGCAGTGGGGAATTTTCTAAAGATCTGTTAGCGTACGCCGATCTCAGAATTAGCACCACCTTCTACCTATTTGAAACGATTGCCGAAAACATGAGGAAGGATCAATGGATTGGGTTTTTCAATTATTAAGCGTTGTAATCGCCTTTGGGCCAGTTATGGTCGGGCTATTATTATGGCATTTCGTATGGAATAAGGATTCAGGTTCTTCATCAAATCCTCCGCCACCGCCACCCGGTGGTCCAGAACGGCGTCCTGTACCGCCAACACCAAGATTTAGTGGAGACCGTCATCCGGTCGTACGTAAGCAAAACACCACAGTGTACTCACGCAAAAGACTGCACCTGAACTAACCTGCAGCGTCTTTCAACATTCGCATACGCTAACGTTCAACAAGCTGTATTTGGCATAGTTGGATTTAAATAGCTGCATGCTACAAAGCTACTGGCAGCAATTAAGCGCCCACAGTATATCACCCTGTGGGTTGCTGAACGTTAACGCCAGGTTTCTGCTTGCCAAACTCAAACTCTTTCGGAGGCTCAATGCCATGCAAGTGTTTGACAAAGTAATCCCATCGTTTACGCATCCAGTATGTCCGCGCGCGACCGAAGCCGTGGCCCGCATTCGGAATCATCAACAAGTCAAAATCTTTGTTCGCCTTAATCAGAGCATCTACCATCAGCATGGTGTTTGAATGCGGGACGTTGGTGTCCATGGTGCCATGTGCAAGGAGCAGTTTGCCTTTCAGGTTTTCGGCTAGCAGATGATTCGATTGGTTGTCGTAGTTTGTGCTGCCGTCTTCATTCTCTTCGAGCAGGCCCTGCCATTTTTCGCCCCAATCGTCTTCATAGTTGCGGTTGTCGTGGTTGCCGGCGCCTGAGACAGCTACTTTGTAAAAGTCTGGGTACTGCAGAATTGCACGCGTAGAAGCAAAGCCGCCACCAGAGTGGCCCCAAATCCCAACTTTGTCCAGGTTCATCCAGCTATGCCGCGACGCCAGTTCTTTGATCGCTGCAATCTGGTCTGGTATACCGTTGTCACCCATGTTGCCATAGTAAGCATCATGGAATGATTTTGAGCGCCCGGGTGTCCCCATTGCATCAACTTCAACAACGATAAACCCGAGCTCTGCAACTGCTTGCTTGTCGCTGCGCGACGCCCTGAAGCTCCGGCTCCCAACACTGCCAGACTGCGGACCAGGGTACAAATAGTTTAGCACGGGGTAGGACTTATTGGGGTCAAAGTTACTGGGCTTGTACATCAGCCCATAGATGTCTGTCTCTCCGTCGCGGCCTTTGACTTTGATTGATTCTGGAGGGGTCCACTCAGAGGCCATCAGACTGGTCAGGTCTGCCCTGGCGAGCTCAACCTTTACTTTTCCTGTCAGGTCACGGACAACAGTAACCGGCGCAGTTGATGGTGTGGAATATCGGTCAACAAAGAAGTTGCCAGAAGGGGAGAGGCTCACATCATGATTAGCGGCTTCCGGTGTGAGGTGCATCAGTCCCGATCCATCAAAGTTGATGCTATAGAAGTGCTGGTAGTACGGGCTACCAGGCTCTCGGCCGCCGGCGGTGAAGTAGATTTTACGGGCGTCCTGATCAATGCGGCGCACCTGCTGGACAGCCCACGCTCCCTGTGTGATTCTGTTTTTCAGTTCACCCGTTTTCAGGTCGTAAAGATAAAGATGGCCCCAGTTGTCGCGTTCAGAAAACCAGATCACCTCATCGGTATCAAACAGCACTTCCCAGTTCTCTTTGCGGACACCAGACTCGTAATACGTCTCCGTAACCTCTTCGAGAATCTCAGTGACTTCACCCGTAGCAGCATCAGCCACGCGAAGGGTTGCAATTTTATGATCACGTGAACTGGAGATAAACGCGATTTGTGATCCGTCCTCACGCCAGCGTACATCCAGAAACGTACCGCCGCGGCCGGCGATGTGATCAGTGGTTGTACTGCGGTGCTGATCAGCCGGCATTTTCAACCGCACCGTTTCGCCAGATTCCACATCCAGGATCACACGACTGATCCGGAAAATGACGCTATCTCCGGGTAAAGGATATTTCCACGAAGAAAGCTCAGGGCGCCCGACGTTGGTTGTAACGAGATGCATGTTGCCAACACCCCGGCCATCGTGCTGAAAGGTAGCAATTTTCTTTGAGTCGGGAGACCATAGCAATACCGGAGAGTCCCGTTTTACCCAGCCGGCGTTGTTCGTTGCATAGCCGTATTCATCAGTGCCATCAAAGGTTAGTTGTTTTTTCTCGTCCGTAAGCTTGTTGAGAGTCCAAAGCTCATGGGTGTCGATATAAGCTTCCCACTTGCCATCGGGAGACGTTGCAGCAGAGAAAAATCGTGGTGGCATCTCAACTTCACCCCGTTCACAGGCATAAGCTTGCAAGTTACAAACGATGCCACCTTTGCCACGCATAACAAATCCAAGCGAATTAGCTGATTCATCCAGTACAAAACGAGAAAACGGGAGTGCATTAGCAGCAAACGTGGTGTCTAGCAAAGAACCAATTGCATTGGCAAGTTGCCCGTGGTCGAAGAGCAATTGTTTTTCGCCATTGCCTGGCATGGCCTTTACAAATTCATATC
This genomic interval from Bacteroidota bacterium contains the following:
- a CDS encoding DPP IV N-terminal domain-containing protein — its product is MPRFCLLLLFFFSFCLVSANAQSFVVTESDYERAERALGQFTSSLVFNDYISVTWLENDALWFRDERETGYEFVKAMPGNGEKQLLFDHGQLANAIGSLLDTTFAANALPFSRFVLDESANSLGFVMRGKGGIVCNLQAYACERGEVEMPPRFFSAATSPDGKWEAYIDTHELWTLNKLTDEKKQLTFDGTDEYGYATNNAGWVKRDSPVLLWSPDSKKIATFQHDGRGVGNMHLVTTNVGRPELSSWKYPLPGDSVIFRISRVILDVESGETVRLKMPADQHRSTTTDHIAGRGGTFLDVRWREDGSQIAFISSSRDHKIATLRVADAATGEVTEILEEVTETYYESGVRKENWEVLFDTDEVIWFSERDNWGHLYLYDLKTGELKNRITQGAWAVQQVRRIDQDARKIYFTAGGREPGSPYYQHFYSINFDGSGLMHLTPEAANHDVSLSPSGNFFVDRYSTPSTAPVTVVRDLTGKVKVELARADLTSLMASEWTPPESIKVKGRDGETDIYGLMYKPSNFDPNKSYPVLNYLYPGPQSGSVGSRSFRASRSDKQAVAELGFIVVEVDAMGTPGRSKSFHDAYYGNMGDNGIPDQIAAIKELASRHSWMNLDKVGIWGHSGGGFASTRAILQYPDFYKVAVSGAGNHDNRNYEDDWGEKWQGLLEENEDGSTNYDNQSNHLLAENLKGKLLLAHGTMDTNVPHSNTMLMVDALIKANKDFDLLMIPNAGHGFGRARTYWMRKRWDYFVKHLHGIEPPKEFEFGKQKPGVNVQQPTG